The proteins below are encoded in one region of Paenibacillus albus:
- a CDS encoding ABC transporter substrate-binding protein, translating to MIRKRRRSFSVVIVLAVLTLVISACGGNSANNNSTENSNKGSNVTNTGTANSGDAATDTSTDASQPKDGGNLIVAVGADPDVLNPIYAGDRVSLTIDQALYAPLFQINNGKKTYYLADSLTPSADNLTYTLKLKSGLTWHDGQPLTADDVVFTFDKILDKNQNSFFRDYLVFGDKQVQVTKVDDLTVEFKLPQVNPAFEATLVQLTPIPKHIFEKEADIQKSTKNAAPVGSGPFKFKEYKTGEYVTLERFDNYFEGKPHLDSITYRVAKDTNAANLALQNGEINVKYLDPQDVSTIEGTGKFDILPYAEGRLSYLAFNENSDIGVLKKKEVRQAISYALNREEVIQAAYASPDYADQAHSVLTPDTLYHTNDVTSFDNDVAKAKELLQQAGVSNLKLRFIVTSGNKVQEAVSLYVQQKLKDVGIDVQLQSLDASAFGAKAYDPKATDFDLFVGGYIMGSDPDAYSVLFTSNGAYNSFHYGNTEADGLWKQGSTEADTTKRGEVYKKIQEIIAGDAPIYPIGYTKTIVAFDKQFGGVDEAVLKPVVIFEDPAKLYLK from the coding sequence ATGATTAGAAAAAGAAGAAGAAGCTTTTCCGTAGTAATTGTTTTAGCCGTATTAACACTCGTAATTAGCGCGTGCGGCGGAAATTCAGCGAACAATAATTCGACTGAGAATTCGAATAAAGGCTCGAACGTAACGAACACTGGCACTGCAAACAGCGGCGACGCTGCAACGGATACATCGACTGACGCTTCCCAGCCGAAAGACGGCGGAAACCTAATTGTTGCAGTAGGCGCTGACCCTGATGTACTTAACCCAATCTATGCGGGCGACCGCGTTAGCTTGACCATTGACCAAGCGCTGTATGCGCCTCTGTTCCAAATCAACAACGGCAAGAAAACATACTACCTGGCAGACAGCTTGACGCCATCTGCTGATAACCTCACTTATACATTGAAGCTGAAGAGCGGCCTTACTTGGCACGACGGCCAGCCGTTGACTGCTGATGACGTTGTCTTCACATTCGATAAGATTCTCGACAAGAACCAGAACAGCTTCTTCCGCGATTACCTCGTATTCGGCGACAAGCAGGTTCAAGTAACGAAGGTTGACGACTTGACGGTAGAATTCAAGCTTCCGCAAGTAAACCCAGCTTTCGAAGCGACACTTGTGCAGCTGACACCGATTCCGAAGCATATTTTCGAGAAAGAAGCAGATATTCAGAAGAGCACGAAGAACGCGGCGCCAGTTGGTTCCGGCCCGTTCAAGTTCAAAGAGTACAAAACAGGCGAGTATGTAACGCTTGAGCGCTTCGATAACTATTTCGAAGGCAAGCCGCATCTTGATTCCATCACATACCGTGTTGCAAAAGATACGAATGCTGCTAACCTTGCCCTGCAGAACGGCGAGATCAACGTGAAATATCTGGATCCGCAAGACGTTTCCACAATTGAAGGTACTGGCAAGTTCGATATCCTGCCATACGCTGAAGGCCGTCTGTCCTACCTCGCGTTCAACGAGAACAGTGACATTGGTGTGCTGAAGAAGAAAGAAGTTCGTCAAGCAATCAGCTATGCGCTGAACCGTGAAGAGGTTATCCAAGCGGCATACGCTTCGCCAGACTATGCAGATCAGGCTCATTCGGTCCTTACACCAGACACACTGTACCACACGAATGATGTAACATCGTTTGATAATGACGTTGCGAAAGCGAAAGAGCTTCTGCAGCAAGCTGGTGTTAGCAACCTGAAGCTGCGCTTCATCGTAACAAGCGGCAATAAAGTACAAGAGGCAGTTTCCCTGTACGTGCAGCAGAAGCTGAAAGATGTTGGCATCGACGTTCAACTGCAAAGCCTAGACGCATCTGCATTCGGCGCGAAAGCATACGATCCGAAAGCAACTGACTTCGACCTGTTCGTTGGCGGTTACATCATGGGCTCTGACCCAGATGCTTACAGCGTACTGTTCACATCGAACGGCGCATACAACTCCTTCCACTACGGCAATACAGAAGCAGACGGCCTCTGGAAACAAGGCTCGACTGAAGCTGACACTACGAAGCGCGGAGAAGTGTACAAGAAGATCCAAGAAATTATCGCTGGCGACGCTCCAATCTACCCAATCGGATACACGAAAACAATCGTTGCATTCGACAAGCAATTCGGCGGTGTAGACGAAGCGGTTCTGAAGCCGGTCGTAATTTTCGAAGATCCAGCTAAACTGTACTTGAAATAA
- a CDS encoding ABC transporter permease — protein MRQLIARRLLQTIPMLFFVSIVCFGMIKLAPGDPVLNFVTPNMHPDDIERVRHNLGLDQPAYIQYFHWLKECLTGNLGYSLINHKPVLGQILERLPATAGLVGISIALAVVLAIPFGLLAGAYRNRWVDKLVNLLAYIGISIPLFWLGILFMYFFALKVHWLPSMGMRTIGKESVLDVIKHGILPCSVLTISFLSSYVRYIRSSTIGQLKEDYVQIQYAFGSNQTAILFRHVTKHVLLPVITLLGLSMAELVAGAIITETVFTWPGIGSLTVTAAKGMDYPIIMGVTLFSALMLMLGNLAADLLYSVADPRIKQTR, from the coding sequence ATGAGACAACTCATCGCTAGACGTTTGCTGCAGACGATACCGATGCTATTCTTCGTATCGATTGTCTGCTTTGGTATGATCAAGCTGGCGCCGGGCGATCCGGTGCTAAACTTCGTGACACCGAACATGCATCCGGACGATATCGAACGCGTCCGCCATAATCTCGGCCTTGATCAGCCGGCGTATATTCAATATTTTCACTGGTTAAAGGAATGCTTAACCGGCAACTTGGGTTACTCCCTCATCAATCATAAGCCTGTCTTGGGTCAGATTCTGGAGCGTCTACCTGCAACTGCGGGACTTGTAGGAATTTCAATCGCCCTTGCTGTAGTGCTTGCGATTCCGTTCGGGCTGCTCGCAGGGGCTTATCGGAATCGATGGGTGGACAAGCTCGTGAATTTGCTGGCTTACATCGGCATTTCGATCCCGCTCTTCTGGCTCGGCATACTATTTATGTATTTCTTCGCGCTTAAGGTGCATTGGCTGCCGAGCATGGGGATGCGCACGATCGGAAAGGAGTCGGTGCTTGATGTCATCAAGCACGGCATTCTGCCTTGCTCGGTTCTCACGATCAGCTTCCTGTCCAGCTACGTGCGTTATATCCGCTCCAGTACGATAGGTCAGCTGAAAGAAGATTATGTTCAAATTCAATATGCATTCGGCTCGAATCAAACTGCGATTCTGTTTCGGCATGTAACGAAGCATGTCCTGCTGCCTGTCATAACGCTTCTTGGATTGTCGATGGCTGAGCTTGTCGCCGGTGCGATCATTACAGAGACGGTATTCACTTGGCCGGGTATCGGCTCGCTTACGGTGACTGCTGCCAAAGGGATGGACTATCCGATCATTATGGGCGTTACGCTATTCTCTGCCTTAATGCTCATGCTCGGGAACTTAGCCGCAGACCTGCTGTACAGCGTAGCCGATCCAAGAATCAAACAGACGAGGTGA
- a CDS encoding ABC transporter permease — MNRSKWRNVRNELLSNKWGIAAVIVLVIFTIGAVLAFLAPYDPNKLNVLERLHKPSGAHWFGTDDYGRDYFSRALYGGRVSLLVGFTSMLLATTIGVIVGIASGYFGGWLDNLLMRAVEIFMSIPSFLLLLLLSVLLKPSVIGIVLIVSFLMWMSISRIIRAETMSAKEREYVLYARASGQSSFGIIIKHILPNLMPVIIVGASNTIGSAILMESSLSFLGFGVQLPTATWGSMLNNAQGYIGQAPYMAVFPGLFIFLTVLSFNVLGDILRVGFEPKLTKR; from the coding sequence ATGAATCGCAGCAAATGGAGAAATGTACGTAACGAGCTGTTATCGAATAAATGGGGCATCGCAGCCGTCATTGTTCTTGTTATTTTCACGATTGGGGCGGTACTTGCTTTTCTTGCTCCTTATGATCCGAATAAATTGAATGTGCTTGAACGTCTGCACAAGCCAAGCGGTGCGCATTGGTTCGGTACTGACGATTACGGCCGGGATTATTTCTCGCGTGCACTCTACGGCGGCCGTGTGTCGTTATTAGTTGGCTTTACTTCTATGCTGCTCGCAACAACAATCGGTGTGATCGTTGGTATCGCAAGCGGCTACTTCGGCGGCTGGTTGGACAACTTGCTTATGCGAGCAGTCGAAATCTTCATGTCAATCCCGTCGTTCTTGCTCTTGCTCCTGCTCAGCGTGTTATTGAAGCCAAGCGTAATTGGCATTGTTCTCATTGTCTCTTTCTTAATGTGGATGAGCATTTCCCGGATTATTAGGGCGGAAACGATGAGCGCGAAGGAACGGGAGTATGTGCTCTATGCCAGAGCCTCCGGGCAGAGCTCCTTCGGCATTATTATCAAGCACATTCTGCCGAACCTGATGCCTGTTATTATTGTTGGTGCATCGAATACAATTGGCTCCGCTATTCTGATGGAGTCATCTCTGAGCTTCCTGGGCTTTGGGGTGCAGCTGCCAACGGCAACATGGGGCAGCATGCTGAACAATGCGCAGGGTTATATCGGACAGGCGCCTTATATGGCGGTCTTCCCGGGCTTATTTATTTTCTTGACCGTGCTGAGCTTTAACGTGCTCGGTGATATTCTTCGTGTGGGCTTCGAGCCGAAGCTTACCAAGCGCTAA
- a CDS encoding ABC transporter ATP-binding protein — MAERLLSVENLKVSFFTRDGENQAVRGVSFHIDAGETVGIVGESGSGKSVTAKALMALTPPPGKMVAGDIKFRGESVSRLSDKDWRKIRGNQIAMVFQDPMTALNPVQKIGKQMVEVIRRHRGLSQSAALNEAIEMLRQVGITEPERRVNQYPHEFSGGMRQRVMIAMALSCQPELLIADEPTTALDVTIQAQILELLGRLKERSNTAIALITHDLGVVAQVCTRVIVMYGGMVMEEGTVEDIFYRAQHPYTKGLLHSLPKRESGFKERLVPIEGTPPNLLDPPSGCPFMERCPHAMEKCAALPKVTEVSPSHRYMCWLAEGGEEAQSNERA, encoded by the coding sequence ATGGCAGAACGTCTCTTGTCCGTCGAAAATTTGAAGGTATCGTTCTTTACGCGCGATGGCGAGAACCAGGCGGTTCGCGGCGTAAGTTTTCATATTGATGCAGGCGAAACGGTGGGCATCGTTGGCGAATCCGGCAGCGGTAAGAGCGTCACGGCCAAAGCGCTCATGGCGCTTACGCCGCCGCCGGGCAAGATGGTCGCCGGCGACATCAAGTTCCGCGGCGAGTCCGTGTCGCGCCTATCGGATAAGGATTGGCGCAAGATTCGCGGCAATCAGATCGCGATGGTGTTCCAAGATCCGATGACGGCACTCAATCCGGTGCAGAAGATCGGCAAGCAGATGGTGGAGGTCATTCGCCGCCACCGGGGGTTAAGTCAATCGGCTGCGCTGAACGAAGCGATCGAGATGCTCCGCCAAGTGGGCATCACGGAGCCGGAACGGCGCGTGAACCAATATCCGCATGAGTTCAGCGGCGGCATGCGCCAGCGCGTCATGATTGCGATGGCGCTCTCGTGCCAACCGGAGCTGCTCATTGCGGATGAGCCGACGACAGCGCTCGATGTGACGATTCAAGCACAGATTCTAGAGCTACTGGGACGGCTCAAAGAGCGCTCCAATACAGCGATTGCGCTCATTACGCATGATCTTGGCGTAGTTGCTCAAGTTTGTACGCGGGTAATTGTCATGTACGGCGGAATGGTGATGGAGGAAGGTACGGTTGAAGATATCTTCTACCGTGCACAGCACCCGTACACGAAAGGGCTGCTCCACTCGCTTCCGAAGCGAGAGAGTGGTTTCAAAGAACGGCTCGTTCCGATTGAAGGCACGCCGCCGAACCTGCTCGACCCGCCGTCTGGCTGCCCATTCATGGAGCGCTGCCCGCATGCGATGGAGAAATGCGCTGCGCTGCCGAAGGTGACGGAAGTATCGCCAAGCCACCGGTATATGTGCTGGTTAGCAGAAGGTGGAGAGGAGGCGCAAAGCAATGAGCGAGCATAA
- a CDS encoding ABC transporter ATP-binding protein: MSEHNELLVDVRNLKKHFTKGRDVWGRSTEVLKAVDGVSFQIKRGETFGLVGESGSGKSTVGRCLLRLYDYTSGEVHFDGHNLSALGERQLKPFRSRIQSIFQDPYSSLNPGMNVLDLIGEPMDIHGLQRGEERKEFVASLLERVGLKREHLYRFPHEFSGGQRQRISIARALSVRPDFVVCDEPISALDVSVQAQVINMLEDLQSEFGLTYLFIAHDLSMVRHISDRIGVMYGGRLVEVAPSDELYDNPLHPYTKALLSSIPVPDPHVVNERVEWVREAGAVIPDLREVSPGHFVAL, from the coding sequence ATGAGCGAGCATAACGAGCTGCTGGTTGATGTGCGCAATTTGAAGAAGCATTTTACGAAGGGCCGGGATGTCTGGGGACGTTCGACGGAAGTACTGAAAGCCGTTGACGGCGTTAGCTTCCAGATTAAGCGCGGCGAGACGTTCGGTCTCGTCGGCGAATCCGGCAGCGGCAAGTCTACGGTCGGTCGCTGTCTGCTTCGGCTCTATGACTATACATCCGGTGAAGTTCACTTTGACGGACATAATCTGTCCGCGCTGGGCGAGCGCCAGCTGAAACCTTTCCGCAGCCGGATTCAGTCGATCTTCCAAGATCCGTACTCATCCCTTAATCCGGGGATGAACGTGCTGGATCTCATCGGGGAACCGATGGATATCCACGGCTTGCAGCGCGGCGAGGAGCGTAAGGAATTTGTCGCTTCCCTGCTAGAGCGGGTGGGCTTGAAGCGCGAGCATCTGTATCGTTTCCCGCATGAATTCAGCGGCGGTCAACGTCAGCGAATCAGCATTGCGCGGGCGTTGTCGGTGCGTCCCGATTTCGTCGTCTGCGACGAGCCGATCTCGGCGCTCGACGTGTCTGTGCAAGCGCAAGTCATTAACATGCTTGAAGATTTACAGAGTGAATTCGGTCTGACCTACCTGTTCATCGCACATGACCTGTCGATGGTGCGGCACATATCTGACCGCATCGGCGTTATGTATGGCGGCCGCCTCGTTGAGGTAGCGCCAAGCGATGAGCTGTATGACAATCCGCTTCACCCGTATACGAAGGCGCTGTTGTCCTCGATCCCGGTACCAGACCCTCATGTTGTGAACGAGCGGGTAGAGTGGGTCAGAGAAGCCGGCGCGGTGATTCCGGATTTGCGCGAAGTGAGCCCGGGACATTTTGTAGCATTGTAA
- a CDS encoding DUF2642 domain-containing protein translates to MYQYQPNQVSPTQVSPASVGPNPNQIYTVSSIDPYMVDALRRLIGRCVVFETTRGAIEGIIIDVKPDHVLLQLQHRGQACVRIAEIVWTMPL, encoded by the coding sequence TTGTATCAATACCAACCTAATCAGGTCAGCCCAACACAGGTCAGCCCAGCTTCGGTCGGCCCAAACCCCAATCAAATCTACACCGTTTCCTCGATTGATCCTTACATGGTCGATGCGCTTCGTCGTTTAATCGGCCGTTGTGTCGTATTCGAGACAACTCGAGGCGCCATCGAAGGAATAATCATCGACGTCAAGCCTGATCATGTGCTGCTTCAGCTCCAGCACCGCGGTCAAGCATGCGTGCGCATTGCAGAGATCGTTTGGACGATGCCATTATAA